A single genomic interval of Chryseobacterium paludis harbors:
- the recF gene encoding DNA replication/repair protein RecF (All proteins in this family for which functions are known are DNA-binding proteins that assist the filamentation of RecA onto DNA for the initiation of recombination or recombinational repair.): MIIKKLSLYNFKNHAEKKFEFSPQINCFVGNNGVGKTNILDALHYLSVGKSFLGNTDLNNIKKEEDFFTIDAEIQNDESEDTLKISQPKEAKKIIKKNDKSYDRMSDHIGYLPSVMISPYDSNLISDSGESRRKFLDSMICQTDSGYLFDLMQYQKIVQQRNALLKYFAKNRFFDKDALEIYDDPITKFGTKIFEKRQEFVSQLNPIIQNFYHIISGGKEMVSVIYESHLLENSFENLLKESLERDRMLTYTSKGIHKDDLLFEMDAVLIKKIGSQGQQKSFLISLKLAQMSLVKELTGKTPILLLDDIFDKLDDHRVAQLIELVNQENFGQIFITDTHRERTESVVKKINEESIIFEI; this comes from the coding sequence ATGATTATTAAGAAACTTTCTCTGTACAATTTTAAAAACCATGCTGAGAAAAAATTTGAATTTTCGCCTCAGATCAACTGCTTTGTAGGGAATAATGGTGTAGGAAAAACCAATATTTTAGATGCATTGCATTACTTGTCTGTAGGAAAAAGTTTTTTAGGAAATACAGATCTTAATAACATCAAAAAGGAAGAAGACTTTTTTACGATCGACGCTGAGATTCAAAATGATGAAAGTGAAGATACTCTGAAAATATCTCAACCGAAGGAAGCTAAAAAGATCATTAAAAAGAATGATAAAAGCTATGACAGGATGTCTGATCACATTGGATATTTACCCAGTGTAATGATCTCTCCTTATGATTCCAACCTGATTTCCGATTCCGGGGAAAGCCGGAGAAAATTTTTGGACTCCATGATCTGTCAAACCGATTCCGGATACCTTTTTGATCTTATGCAATATCAAAAAATTGTTCAGCAAAGAAATGCTTTATTAAAATATTTTGCTAAAAACAGGTTTTTTGATAAAGACGCTTTAGAAATTTATGATGATCCGATCACTAAATTCGGGACTAAAATATTTGAAAAAAGACAGGAATTCGTTTCTCAGCTAAATCCCATCATACAGAACTTTTACCATATTATTTCCGGGGGAAAAGAAATGGTTTCCGTGATCTACGAATCTCATTTACTGGAAAACTCTTTTGAAAATTTATTAAAAGAAAGCCTGGAAAGAGACCGAATGTTAACCTACACTTCAAAAGGGATTCATAAAGATGACCTCCTTTTTGAAATGGATGCTGTTTTAATTAAAAAAATAGGATCTCAAGGTCAGCAAAAATCCTTTCTTATTTCATTGAAACTTGCTCAAATGAGCCTTGTAAAAGAATTAACAGGAAAGACTCCCATTCTTCTTTTAGATGATATTTTTGACAAACTGGATGACCACCGTGTTGCTCAACTTATTGAACTCGTGAATCAGGAGAATTTTGGACAAATTTTCATTACGGATACCCATAGGGAACGCACAGAAAGTGTGGTAAAAAAGATCAATGAAGAAAGTATAATTTTTGAGATATGA